One part of the Gemmatimonadaceae bacterium genome encodes these proteins:
- the lspA gene encoding signal peptidase II, translated as MLCTIAAVDFGTKYLAARRLLPQGLPHEVFGDWVRFTLVRNPGAAFGLHLGSQSRWIFMALTIVALVILGFLYTSTRRGDAMRSMALAMVCGGAIGNLIDRITSRVGVVDFIDIGFGDSRWPTFNVADMAVSIGAFVLAWVLWGEDAETQAAGAPTPVPVSADTRELS; from the coding sequence GTGCTGTGCACGATCGCAGCGGTGGACTTCGGCACGAAGTACCTCGCCGCGCGGCGGCTCCTGCCGCAGGGACTCCCTCACGAAGTGTTCGGCGATTGGGTTCGATTCACGCTGGTGCGCAATCCAGGCGCGGCGTTCGGATTGCACCTCGGCTCGCAGTCGCGATGGATCTTCATGGCGCTGACGATCGTGGCGTTGGTGATCCTCGGGTTTCTGTACACGTCGACGCGTCGCGGCGACGCCATGCGCTCGATGGCGCTGGCGATGGTCTGCGGCGGCGCCATCGGCAACCTGATCGACCGCATCACGTCGCGGGTCGGCGTGGTGGATTTCATCGACATCGGGTTCGGCGATTCGCGATGGCCGACGTTCAACGTCGCCGACATGGCGGTGAGCATCGGCGCTTTTGTGCTCGCCTGGGTCCTGTGGGGTGAGGATGCCGAAACGCAGGCCGCGGGCGCTCCGACGCCCGTTCCGGTTTCAGCCGACACGCGCGAGCTCTCGTAG
- a CDS encoding DUF4388 domain-containing protein, whose amino-acid sequence MAIEGPLRELGIHDVFQLLDLSRKTGMLCVSSKLREDEGVVHFDDGRVVHASIRSKSVPIELVLLEAGRITQADLDHAHSAGGDARGGDLTIVDSLVRVGAITQRELERQLRLQIESVVFELMSWREGFFSFEERARKALPHDTRIAVSTESLLMEGARRIDEWSRIADVVPSVDVVPELAPVADDRAGDGAGGPTLDLLPHEWQVLTMIDGDRDLRAIAALLGRDEFETAKIAYGLATTGVVAIRRAPEPSPMPAPPDTLDFLPTGVAAQVSAARAAVEQLLRRAPTGVVAPEARDAVEALARLERVLAVNVNG is encoded by the coding sequence ATGGCGATCGAAGGCCCACTTCGCGAGCTCGGCATCCACGACGTCTTCCAGCTGCTCGACTTGAGCCGGAAGACGGGGATGCTCTGCGTGTCGTCGAAGCTGCGCGAGGACGAAGGCGTCGTGCACTTCGACGACGGGCGCGTCGTGCACGCGTCGATCCGCAGCAAGAGCGTGCCGATCGAGCTCGTGCTCCTGGAAGCGGGACGGATCACGCAGGCCGACCTCGACCACGCGCACAGCGCCGGCGGCGACGCGCGGGGCGGCGACCTCACCATCGTCGACTCACTCGTGCGCGTCGGCGCGATCACACAGCGCGAGCTGGAGCGACAACTCCGCTTGCAGATCGAGAGCGTGGTGTTCGAGCTCATGTCGTGGCGCGAAGGCTTCTTCTCCTTCGAGGAGCGGGCGCGGAAAGCGTTGCCCCACGACACGCGCATCGCCGTGTCGACCGAATCGCTGTTGATGGAAGGGGCGCGGCGCATCGACGAGTGGTCGCGCATCGCCGACGTCGTGCCGAGCGTCGACGTCGTCCCCGAGCTGGCGCCGGTGGCCGACGACCGGGCGGGCGACGGCGCGGGCGGACCAACGCTCGATCTGCTGCCACACGAGTGGCAGGTCCTCACGATGATCGACGGCGATCGCGACCTGCGGGCGATCGCCGCGCTGCTCGGCCGCGACGAATTCGAGACTGCCAAGATCGCGTACGGACTGGCGACGACCGGCGTCGTGGCGATCCGGCGTGCACCGGAGCCGTCGCCCATGCCGGCGCCGCCCGATACGTTGGACTTCTTGCCGACCGGCGTCGCCGCGCAGGTGAGCGCGGCGCGCGCGGCGGTCGAGCAACTGCTGCGGCGCGCGCCGACGGGCGTGGTTGCGCCCGAGGCTCGCGACGCAGTCGAGGCGCTCGCGCGGCTCGAACGTGTGCTTGCGGTGAACGTCAATGGCTGA
- a CDS encoding chemotaxis protein CheC produces the protein MALKELQLDALREVANIGAGHAATALSQMIGETIMISVPTINVAKLEEVPPHITTPDEPVAAVLMHMLGDLTGRTLLVFPRRTALRLAELLLRRRETTDDFSVMQQSAIKEAGNILSSAYMNALSDFMGMMLIPSPPSLAIDMSDAVLTTTYVQFGGDKDFVFCVESEFVLNQSEEKLRGFFLLLPDTASLSAILKAIRVA, from the coding sequence ATGGCATTGAAGGAGCTGCAACTCGACGCGCTCCGCGAAGTGGCGAACATCGGCGCGGGACACGCGGCGACCGCGCTGTCGCAGATGATCGGCGAGACGATCATGATCAGCGTGCCGACGATCAACGTCGCGAAGCTGGAAGAGGTGCCGCCGCACATCACGACGCCCGACGAGCCGGTCGCCGCCGTGTTGATGCACATGCTCGGCGACCTCACCGGCCGCACGTTGCTCGTGTTCCCGCGGCGCACGGCGCTGCGTCTCGCCGAGCTGCTGCTCCGCCGCCGGGAGACGACCGACGACTTTTCGGTCATGCAGCAGTCGGCGATCAAGGAGGCGGGCAACATCCTCAGCTCGGCGTACATGAACGCGCTGAGCGATTTCATGGGGATGATGTTGATCCCGTCGCCGCCGTCGCTGGCGATCGACATGTCCGATGCCGTGCTCACGACGACCTACGTCCAGTTCGGCGGCGACAAGGACTTCGTGTTCTGCGTCGAGAGCGAGTTCGTGTTGAACCAGTCCGAGGAGAAGCTGCGCGGCTTCTTCCTCCTTCTGCCCGACACCGCGTCGCTCAGCGCGATTCTCAAGGCGATCCGCGTCGCGTGA
- a CDS encoding chemotaxis protein CheA: MDNREYAQLFLTESREHVAAVNQSLLQLERDSTGPGAASAVGEIFRAVHTIKGMAATMGYSPVADLAHELETVLDCVRRGELSIETTIMDTLFRSADVLEQAVEAAVAGREGETVPPDLIAALRALTAAPGAAPVAPPSASPPPSETSGKIGELVRISLQPETPLRGVRAFLIVQALATLGEIVSTAPAIAALQNEDFDNEFSVRLVTSQPAAEIERVARAVGDVLDVQIGEPRASGAWAAPTPAWGMPALTMTPAHDMAALSAMTLTPAQGIPAAPSGDARSETGRVRSVRIDVRRLDALMNLIGELVIARGRLTQLATELGDLPLEETVMQSSRLITELRDEITASRMVPVSQVFDRFPRVVRDAARAVGKPVEFVIEGKDIELDRSMLDEIADSLVHLLRNAVDHGIEPADARAAAGKPAVGRLVLSAVRDRSAVVIKVSDDGKGIDRERVLERAKRDGLVDAAKTDLTEDELLRLLARPGFSTAEKVTGLSGRGVGVDAVYTKVRALGGAMDIRSVPGQGTTVLIRLPLTLAIMRALLARVGGETYAIPLAHVSETVELVPDVLRTVKGKEVLLARDEVLPLLRLRSLVGLPAYTAATEIDLEHVVVIDLGDRRAGLVIDELTGQEEIVVKQYDAVRDGPPFFGGATLLGDGRPSLIVDVSSLL, encoded by the coding sequence GTGGATAACCGCGAATACGCGCAGCTCTTTCTCACCGAGAGCCGAGAGCACGTCGCCGCCGTCAATCAATCGCTGCTGCAACTCGAGCGCGATTCGACCGGTCCCGGCGCTGCCTCGGCGGTCGGTGAGATTTTTCGCGCCGTCCACACGATCAAAGGAATGGCCGCGACGATGGGCTACTCGCCCGTCGCCGATCTCGCGCACGAGCTCGAGACGGTTCTCGACTGCGTGCGCCGCGGCGAGTTGTCGATCGAAACGACGATCATGGACACGCTGTTCCGCTCCGCCGACGTGCTCGAGCAGGCCGTCGAGGCGGCGGTCGCGGGACGCGAGGGCGAGACCGTTCCGCCGGATCTCATCGCCGCGCTCCGCGCGCTGACCGCGGCTCCGGGCGCGGCGCCCGTCGCGCCCCCATCCGCGTCGCCGCCGCCGTCCGAGACGTCCGGAAAAATCGGAGAGTTGGTGCGGATCTCGTTGCAGCCGGAAACACCGCTTCGCGGCGTGCGCGCGTTCCTGATCGTGCAAGCGTTGGCGACGCTCGGCGAGATCGTTTCGACGGCACCGGCGATCGCCGCCCTGCAGAACGAGGACTTCGACAACGAGTTTTCGGTGCGGCTCGTGACGTCGCAACCGGCGGCGGAGATCGAACGCGTCGCCCGCGCCGTCGGCGACGTCCTCGACGTTCAGATCGGCGAGCCGCGCGCGTCGGGCGCGTGGGCCGCGCCGACGCCGGCTTGGGGAATGCCGGCACTCACGATGACGCCGGCGCACGACATGGCGGCGTTGTCGGCGATGACGCTCACGCCCGCGCAGGGAATCCCCGCCGCCCCGAGCGGCGACGCGAGATCGGAGACGGGGCGCGTGCGCTCGGTGCGCATCGACGTGCGCCGTCTCGACGCGCTGATGAACCTCATCGGTGAGCTGGTGATCGCCCGCGGGCGCCTCACCCAGCTCGCGACCGAGCTCGGCGACCTGCCGCTGGAAGAAACGGTCATGCAGTCGTCGCGGCTGATCACCGAGTTGCGCGACGAGATCACGGCGAGCCGCATGGTTCCCGTGTCGCAGGTGTTCGACCGGTTCCCGCGCGTCGTGCGCGACGCGGCGCGCGCCGTCGGCAAGCCGGTCGAGTTCGTGATCGAGGGAAAGGACATCGAGCTCGATCGGTCGATGCTCGACGAGATCGCCGACTCGCTCGTGCACTTGCTGCGCAACGCGGTGGACCACGGCATCGAGCCGGCCGACGCGCGCGCCGCCGCCGGAAAGCCGGCGGTCGGACGCCTCGTGCTCAGCGCGGTCCGCGACCGGTCGGCGGTCGTGATCAAAGTCAGCGACGACGGAAAAGGCATCGACCGCGAGCGCGTCCTCGAGCGCGCGAAGCGCGACGGTCTCGTCGATGCGGCGAAGACCGACCTCACCGAGGACGAGCTGCTTCGCCTCCTGGCGCGCCCCGGCTTTTCGACGGCGGAAAAGGTGACGGGCCTTTCCGGCCGCGGCGTGGGCGTCGACGCCGTCTACACGAAAGTGCGCGCGCTCGGCGGCGCGATGGACATCCGGTCGGTGCCGGGGCAGGGAACGACGGTGCTGATCCGGCTGCCGCTGACGCTCGCCATCATGCGCGCGCTCCTGGCGCGCGTCGGGGGCGAGACCTACGCGATCCCGCTCGCGCACGTGAGCGAGACGGTCGAGCTGGTGCCCGACGTCTTGCGGACGGTCAAAGGAAAAGAAGTCCTGCTCGCGCGGGACGAAGTGCTGCCGCTGCTTCGGTTGCGGTCGTTGGTCGGTCTCCCGGCGTACACGGCGGCGACGGAGATCGATCTCGAGCACGTCGTGGTGATCGACCTTGGCGACCGCCGGGCCGGTCTCGTCATCGACGAGCTCACGGGGCAGGAAGAAATCGTGGTCAAACAGTATGACGCGGTCCGCGACGGTCCGCCGTTCTTCGGGGGCGCGACGCTTCTCGGCGACGGCCGGCCGTCCCTCATTGTCGACGTCAGCAGCCTCCTTTAA
- a CDS encoding tetratricopeptide repeat protein — MFPGSPLTSERDREVLRSFARRINPSDAGAHNNLGVLYYNKGLYQEAVAAFMKALELDHTMQVAQKNLEIAYFNTGYYDTRVPELRERLRQCPDDRDARWELGRTFSLLGKQEEAAEEFRALLKYAPNDVAALLQLALAEKNAGDMERAQECIERALVRDPDSSLLRFTLGEILYHRGLNEDALRALERAIELNPENHDALYLMGFVLGDIGRHEDAQAATRRAIKLNPTLSRAHANLSLEQQRASRDAAPAKRELQVSVDGQLAHYNLGLAFRSKGYYAEAMREYGVALDRGEDRDLVLQAMAEVHLLLRQPGEAIALYDDLLHRQPHSPKLWNERGVALHQEGRFADAESSYRRALDEEPSYAIAQNNLGVALYHGGSAEESLAVFGAALAHRPEFVKARLNLALLASRAKKFQQALDAYRTVLRSAAEHPVAWNGVGLVLAELHKYEEARNAFARAIQARPDFAEAHYNMSFTLSNLGDFEGALRETKRALELDPYYVPQKFELAMDVEYEDPDLTVTPDLGGAHQTEEVVADFDFDPGSLDTLFTELVPGTAAQTEAPVARHASDTSPFSMASDYLSKGYYDRASVEINRALSRGHDRAEGMTLLGDVFAKQGLFGEALERYRAALSLDQERSSALAGEALALLRLGRASEARPIAQRLVDRDPTDVDALLLAAAACADAGDPASAIELLARARRVAPRRADVLLRTGDIAKSIGDVDGAIDMYRAALDLDADFAVVRFRLAELLQSQGRDREAERELVAALDAVPTYAEATLALAELRRRFGRPGDAMPLLIELLHRDPYNFDALIALGEVLMELSRHRDAGLAFGRVLRFDPDNVGAVYFDGKLLAEQHRFREASDRWRKVIALDPGSAFARRARRDLRSASDLQRILTLRAS; from the coding sequence ATGTTCCCGGGGTCACCCCTGACGTCGGAACGCGACCGCGAGGTGTTGCGCTCCTTCGCCCGGCGGATCAATCCGTCGGACGCCGGCGCGCACAACAACCTCGGGGTGCTGTACTACAACAAGGGGCTGTACCAGGAAGCCGTCGCCGCGTTCATGAAGGCGCTCGAGCTCGACCACACGATGCAGGTCGCGCAGAAGAACCTCGAGATCGCCTACTTCAACACCGGCTACTACGACACGCGCGTCCCCGAATTGCGCGAGCGCCTGCGGCAATGTCCCGACGACCGCGACGCGCGCTGGGAGCTCGGGCGCACGTTCTCACTCCTCGGCAAGCAGGAAGAAGCTGCCGAGGAGTTTCGCGCTTTGTTGAAGTACGCGCCCAACGACGTCGCCGCGCTATTGCAGCTCGCGCTTGCCGAAAAGAACGCGGGCGACATGGAACGCGCGCAGGAGTGCATCGAGCGCGCGCTGGTCCGCGACCCGGACAGCTCGCTGCTCCGGTTCACGCTCGGCGAGATTCTATATCACAGGGGGCTGAATGAAGATGCCCTCCGCGCGCTCGAGCGCGCGATCGAGCTGAACCCGGAGAATCACGACGCCCTGTACCTCATGGGCTTCGTGCTCGGAGACATCGGACGGCACGAGGATGCCCAGGCGGCGACGCGCCGCGCGATCAAGCTGAACCCGACACTGTCGCGCGCGCACGCCAATCTCTCGCTGGAGCAACAGCGCGCCAGCCGCGACGCGGCGCCGGCGAAGCGAGAGCTGCAGGTGTCGGTCGACGGGCAGCTGGCCCACTACAACCTGGGCCTCGCATTCCGGAGCAAGGGATACTACGCGGAAGCGATGCGCGAGTACGGCGTCGCGCTCGACCGGGGCGAGGACCGCGACCTCGTGCTGCAGGCGATGGCCGAGGTCCACCTTCTGCTGCGCCAGCCGGGCGAAGCGATCGCCCTGTACGACGATCTGCTGCATCGACAGCCCCACAGTCCGAAACTGTGGAACGAGCGCGGCGTCGCGCTGCATCAAGAGGGCCGCTTTGCCGACGCCGAGTCGAGCTACCGTCGCGCGCTCGACGAAGAGCCGTCGTACGCGATCGCGCAGAACAACCTCGGCGTGGCGCTCTATCACGGGGGCTCGGCCGAGGAGTCGCTCGCCGTCTTCGGCGCCGCGCTCGCGCACCGTCCGGAGTTCGTGAAAGCGCGACTCAACCTCGCGCTCCTCGCCAGCCGCGCGAAGAAATTCCAGCAGGCGCTCGACGCCTACCGCACCGTGTTGCGCTCCGCGGCGGAACATCCGGTGGCGTGGAACGGCGTCGGCTTGGTGCTGGCCGAACTGCACAAGTACGAGGAAGCGCGCAACGCGTTCGCCCGGGCCATCCAGGCGCGCCCCGATTTCGCCGAGGCGCACTACAACATGAGCTTCACCTTGTCGAACCTCGGCGACTTCGAGGGCGCGCTTCGCGAGACCAAGCGCGCCCTCGAGCTGGACCCGTACTACGTCCCCCAGAAGTTCGAGCTGGCGATGGACGTGGAGTACGAGGATCCCGACCTCACCGTCACGCCGGACCTGGGTGGCGCGCATCAGACCGAGGAGGTCGTCGCCGATTTCGACTTCGATCCGGGGTCGCTCGACACGCTGTTCACCGAGCTCGTTCCCGGAACCGCGGCTCAGACGGAAGCGCCCGTCGCCAGACACGCGAGCGACACGTCGCCGTTCTCGATGGCATCGGACTATCTGTCGAAAGGCTACTACGATCGCGCGTCGGTCGAGATCAACCGCGCGCTGTCGCGCGGCCACGACCGGGCCGAAGGGATGACCCTCCTCGGCGACGTCTTCGCCAAGCAGGGACTGTTCGGCGAGGCGCTCGAGCGCTATCGCGCCGCGCTCTCGCTCGACCAGGAGCGCTCGTCGGCGCTCGCCGGTGAAGCGTTGGCTTTGTTGCGGCTCGGCCGCGCCAGCGAGGCGCGCCCCATCGCGCAGCGGCTCGTCGACCGCGATCCCACCGACGTCGACGCGCTGCTGCTCGCGGCGGCCGCCTGCGCCGACGCCGGAGATCCGGCGTCGGCGATCGAGCTGCTGGCGCGCGCGCGACGCGTCGCGCCGCGCCGCGCCGACGTGTTGCTCCGCACCGGCGACATCGCGAAGTCGATCGGCGACGTCGACGGCGCGATCGACATGTACCGGGCGGCGCTCGACCTCGACGCGGATTTCGCCGTCGTGCGCTTCCGCCTGGCCGAGCTGCTCCAGTCGCAGGGACGCGATCGCGAAGCCGAGCGGGAGCTCGTCGCGGCGCTCGACGCCGTGCCGACGTACGCCGAAGCGACCCTCGCGCTCGCCGAGCTGCGGCGCCGATTCGGCCGCCCGGGGGACGCGATGCCGCTGCTCATCGAGCTGCTGCACCGCGATCCGTACAACTTCGACGCGCTCATCGCGCTCGGCGAAGTGCTCATGGAACTGTCGCGGCATCGCGACGCCGGCCTGGCGTTCGGACGCGTGCTGCGCTTCGACCCGGACAACGTGGGCGCGGTGTACTTCGACGGCAAGCTCCTCGCCGAGCAGCACCGGTTCCGCGAAGCGTCCGACCGTTGGCGCAAGGTGATCGCGCTCGATCCCGGGTCGGCATTTGCCCGGCGCGCGCGGCGAGATCTGCGCAGCGCGTCCGATCTGCAACGCATCCTCACTCTGCGGGCGAGCTGA
- a CDS encoding TraR/DksA C4-type zinc finger protein, translating to MATANSAKKVKGLSKKMLQHFEKRLLDERRRVLKELGRADEAFGATPQSADGDLSSYSFHMADQGTDAMEREKAFLFASQEGRFLWHIDEALRRLYRDPDNFGKCHQCGNEIAYDRLDALPHARYCINCKQREEDAKK from the coding sequence ATGGCAACCGCGAACAGCGCGAAGAAGGTGAAGGGGCTGAGCAAGAAGATGCTTCAGCATTTCGAGAAGCGTCTGCTCGACGAGCGAAGGCGAGTCCTCAAGGAATTGGGCCGCGCCGACGAAGCGTTCGGCGCCACGCCGCAATCGGCGGACGGCGACCTGAGCAGCTACTCGTTCCACATGGCGGACCAAGGTACCGATGCGATGGAGCGCGAAAAGGCGTTCCTTTTCGCGAGCCAAGAAGGCCGGTTCCTGTGGCATATCGACGAGGCGCTTCGCCGCCTCTATCGTGATCCGGACAACTTCGGCAAGTGCCACCAGTGCGGCAACGAGATTGCGTACGATCGACTCGACGCACTACCACACGCACGCTACTGCATCAACTGCAAGCAGCGCGAGGAAGATGCAAAGAAGTAA
- a CDS encoding response regulator: MNQRVLVCDDAIFMRTMVGDILTQAGFEIVGEAETGLQAVEKYRELRPDLVTMDIVMPDMGGIDAVREICKFDPGAKILMCSAMGQQALVVEAIQAGAKDFVVKPFQPSRVLEAVQRVLG, encoded by the coding sequence TTGAATCAACGAGTGTTGGTCTGCGACGACGCCATTTTCATGCGCACCATGGTCGGGGACATTCTCACCCAGGCCGGGTTCGAGATCGTCGGCGAAGCCGAGACGGGACTTCAGGCGGTGGAGAAGTACCGCGAGCTCCGTCCGGACCTCGTGACGATGGACATCGTCATGCCGGACATGGGCGGCATCGATGCCGTGCGCGAGATCTGCAAGTTCGACCCCGGCGCGAAGATTCTCATGTGCAGCGCCATGGGGCAGCAGGCGCTCGTCGTCGAAGCGATCCAAGCCGGCGCGAAGGACTTCGTCGTCAAGCCGTTCCAACCCAGTCGCGTTCTCGAAGCGGTTCAACGCGTCCTCGGCTAA
- the lspA gene encoding signal peptidase II, protein MNASRSRNSLVFWTAAVSVVVLDFITKKLVVAKLLEGVPSRIIGDVVRFRLAFNPGAAFSMSVGDKSRYFFGGLAVVALVVLWWLYRSTKSGDWVRVLALGLAWGGAAGNLVDRLRGSRGVVDFIDIGVGNVRFWTFNVADSAVTIGAITLAFILWREDREKLALAAGEAAMRDQPMRDQSSPGAQ, encoded by the coding sequence ATGAACGCTTCGCGATCGAGAAACAGCCTCGTGTTCTGGACCGCGGCTGTTTCGGTCGTCGTGCTCGACTTCATCACCAAGAAGCTCGTCGTCGCCAAGCTGCTCGAAGGCGTGCCGAGTCGCATCATCGGCGACGTCGTCCGCTTCAGGCTCGCGTTCAACCCCGGCGCCGCCTTCAGCATGTCGGTCGGCGACAAGTCGCGCTACTTCTTCGGCGGACTCGCCGTCGTCGCGCTCGTCGTGCTCTGGTGGCTCTATCGATCGACGAAGAGCGGCGACTGGGTTCGCGTGCTCGCGCTGGGCCTGGCGTGGGGCGGCGCCGCCGGCAATCTCGTCGACCGGCTTCGCGGCAGCCGAGGCGTCGTCGATTTCATCGATATCGGGGTCGGCAACGTTCGCTTCTGGACGTTCAACGTCGCGGACTCCGCGGTGACGATCGGCGCGATCACGCTCGCGTTCATCCTCTGGCGCGAGGACCGCGAGAAACTCGCGCTGGCCGCGGGCGAAGCGGCCATGCGCGATCAGCCCATGCGAGATCAATCCTCCCCCGGAGCGCAGTGA
- a CDS encoding RluA family pseudouridine synthase, whose translation MTESGRRRFDSPDDAPRLDLLVAQHLGISRNQAATLIANGQVLVGGRRERASYRATSGERIDVDVPPPATRPVLGESIPLAVVFEDDDVLVIDKPAGMVVHPAPGNWSGTLVNALKGRGTSLSAGSDSGREGIVHRLDKETSGLLLVAKSDRAHKVLGAALQARQIVRRYAALTWGHLAQDRVTIDRPVARDPRDRKRMAVVSTGRPARTDLTRLARFDSADLLRAHLHSGRTHQIRVHVASIGHPVVGDDTYGGGGGRKLVGLPPRRHFLHAAWLIFRHPVSGDLVDLRSPLPEELHRALGVAAGSEPIAADSDPLDRFDFYRVDP comes from the coding sequence GTGACGGAAAGCGGGCGCCGGCGCTTCGACTCGCCGGACGACGCGCCGCGCCTCGATCTCCTGGTCGCGCAGCACCTCGGGATCTCCAGAAATCAGGCCGCGACCTTGATCGCCAACGGGCAGGTGCTCGTCGGCGGTCGGCGAGAACGCGCGAGCTACCGCGCGACGAGCGGGGAGCGGATCGACGTCGACGTGCCGCCGCCGGCGACCCGCCCCGTGCTCGGCGAATCGATTCCGCTCGCGGTGGTGTTCGAGGATGACGACGTCCTCGTCATCGACAAGCCGGCGGGGATGGTCGTGCATCCGGCGCCGGGCAACTGGTCCGGCACGCTCGTGAACGCGCTAAAGGGGCGAGGAACGTCCCTGTCAGCCGGGTCGGACAGTGGGCGCGAAGGCATCGTCCACCGCCTCGACAAGGAGACCTCCGGCCTCCTCCTCGTGGCAAAAAGTGACCGCGCTCACAAAGTGCTCGGAGCCGCACTCCAGGCCCGCCAAATCGTCCGCCGATACGCGGCCCTGACCTGGGGCCATTTGGCCCAGGATCGGGTCACGATCGACAGGCCTGTTGCACGGGATCCCCGAGACCGAAAGCGCATGGCGGTCGTCTCTACAGGACGGCCGGCGAGGACGGATCTCACACGGCTCGCGCGCTTCGACTCCGCCGACCTGTTGCGGGCGCACCTGCACTCCGGTCGCACGCATCAGATCCGGGTGCACGTCGCGTCGATCGGCCATCCGGTCGTTGGTGACGACACTTATGGCGGTGGCGGTGGTCGCAAGCTCGTGGGCCTCCCGCCGCGACGTCACTTCCTGCATGCGGCCTGGCTGATCTTCAGGCACCCGGTGTCCGGGGACCTGGTGGATCTGCGCTCGCCGCTGCCGGAAGAGCTCCACCGGGCTCTCGGAGTCGCCGCCGGCTCCGAGCCAATCGCCGCAGACTCAGACCCACTCGATCGCTTTGACTTCTATCGCGTCGACCCCTGA
- a CDS encoding chemotaxis protein CheW: MTSIASTPDTTLTSALTFRAGKTVFGADGADVRELIPMGEITRLPGAPAFVRGLINVRGTIVTILDLGVRLDPSAEPATEGSILLVRHRDRLVGVVVDEVADVRQLEVDCSGASKAAGDLVRGVATLDGAPLVVLDLAALIRQVLLS; encoded by the coding sequence TTGACTTCTATCGCGTCGACCCCTGACACCACGCTCACCTCCGCGCTGACATTCCGCGCGGGGAAGACGGTGTTTGGTGCCGATGGCGCGGACGTGAGAGAGCTGATCCCGATGGGCGAGATCACCCGTCTCCCGGGCGCACCCGCGTTCGTGCGCGGCTTGATCAATGTCCGCGGCACCATCGTGACGATACTAGACCTGGGGGTCCGGCTCGACCCGTCAGCCGAGCCCGCCACCGAGGGATCCATTCTGCTCGTCCGTCACCGAGACCGCCTCGTCGGGGTAGTGGTGGACGAGGTCGCCGACGTTCGCCAGCTCGAGGTCGACTGCTCGGGCGCGTCGAAGGCGGCGGGAGATCTCGTGCGTGGCGTGGCAACGCTCGACGGCGCACCGCTGGTGGTGCTCGATCTGGCCGCTCTCATTCGCCAAGTGCTGCTGTCCTAG